A stretch of Prionailurus bengalensis isolate Pbe53 chromosome E4, Fcat_Pben_1.1_paternal_pri, whole genome shotgun sequence DNA encodes these proteins:
- the SHC1 gene encoding SHC-transforming protein 1 isoform X8: MNKLSGGGGRRTRVEGGQLGGEEWTRHGSFVNKPTRGWLHPNDKVMGPGVSYLVRYMGCVEVLQSMRALDFNTRTQVTREAISLVCEAVPGAKGATRRRKPCGRPLSSILGRSNLKFAGMPITLTVSTSSLNLMAADCKQIIANHHMQSISFASGGDPDTAEYVAYVAKDPVNQRACHILECPEGLAQDVISTIGQAFELRFKQYLRNPPKLVTPHDRMAGFDGSAWDEEEEEPPDHQYYNDFPGKEPPLGGVVDMRLREGAPPGAARPTPPGVQTPSHLGATLPVGQPVGGDPEIRKQMPPPPPCPGRELFDDPSYVNVQNLDKARQAGGGAGPPNPAINGSAPRDLFDMKPFEDALRVPPPPQSVAMAEQLRGEPWFHGKLSRREAEALLQLNGDFLVRESTTTPGQYVLTGLQSGQPKHLLLVDPEGVVRTKDHRFESVSHLISYHVDNHLPIISAGSELCLQQPVERKL, translated from the exons aTGAACAAGCTGAGTGGAGGCGGCGGGCGCAGGACTCGGGTGGAAGGGGGCCAGCTGGGGGGCGAGGAGTGGACCCGCCACGGGAGCTTTGTCAATAAGCCCACGCGGGGCTGGCTGCATCCCAACGACAAAGTCATGGGACCCGGGGTTTCCTACTTGGTTCGG TACATGGGCTGTGTGGAGGTCCTGCAGTCGATGCGCGCCCTGGACTTCAACACCCGCACCCAGGTCACCAG GGAGGCCATCAGTCTGGTGTGTGAGGCTGTGCCCGGTGCGAAGGGGGCAACAAGGAGGAGAAAG CCCTGTGGCCGCCCACTCAGCTCCATTCTGGGGAGGAGTAACCTGAAGTTTGCAGGAATGCCGATCACTCTCACCGTCTCCACCAGCAGCCTCAACCTCATGGCCGCGGATTGCAAACAG ATCATCGCCAACCACCACATGCAGTCTATCTCATTTGCGTCCGGTGGGGACCCG GACACAGCTGAGTACGTCGCCTATGTTGCCAAAGACCCGGTCAATCAGAGAG CCTGCCACATCCTGGAGTGTCCCGAAGGGCTTGCTCAGGACGTCATCAGCACCATCGGCCAGGCCTTCGAGCTGCGCTTCAAACAATACCTCAGGAACCCGCCCAAGCTGGTCACCCCTCACGACAG GATGGCTGGTTTTGATGGCTCGGCTTgggacgaggaggaggaagagccacCTGACCACCAGTACTATAATGACTTCCCGGGGAAGGAGCCGCCTCTCGGGGGAGTGGTGGACATGAGGCTTCGGGAAGGAGCTCCCCCCGGGGCTGCTCGACCCACTCCACCCGGGGTGCAGACCCCCAGCCACCTGGGAGCAACGCTG CCTGTGGGGCAGCCTGTTGGGGGAGACCCAGAAATTCGCAAACAGATGCCACCTCCACCGCCCTGCCCAG GTAGGGAGCTCTTCGACGATCCTTCCTACGTCAACGTCCAGAACCTGGACAAGGCCCggcaagcagggggtggggccggGCCCCCCAATCCTGCCATCAATGGCAGCGCGCCCCGAGACCTCTTTGACATGA AGCCCTTCGAGGATGCCCTTCGCGTGCCTCCACCTCCCCAGTCAGTGGCCATGGCCGAGCAGCTGCGAGGGGAGCCCTGGTTCCACGGGAAGCTGAGCCGGCGGGAGGCCGAGGCCCTGCTGCAGCTCAACGGGGACTTCCTGGTGCGGGAAAGCACGACCACGCCGGGCCAGTACGTGCTCACCGGCCTGCAGAGTGGGCAGCCCAAGCACCTGCTCCTGGTGGACCCGGAGGGCGTG GTTCGGACAAAGGATCACCGCTTTGAGAGCGTCAGCCACCTCATCAGCTACCATGTGGACAATCACTTGCCCATCATCTCTGCGGGCAGTGAGCTATGTCTCCAGCAGCCTGTGGAGCGGAAGCTGTGA
- the SHC1 gene encoding SHC-transforming protein 1 isoform X5, with the protein MNKLSGGGGRRTRVEGGQLGGEEWTRHGSFVNKPTRGWLHPNDKVMGPGVSYLVRYMGCVEVLQSMRALDFNTRTQVTREAISLVCEAVPGAKGATRRRKPCGRPLSSILGRSNLKFAGMPITLTVSTSSLNLMAADCKQIIANHHMQSISFASGGDPDTAEYVAYVAKDPVNQRACHILECPEGLAQDVISTIGQAFELRFKQYLRNPPKLVTPHDRMAGFDGSAWDEEEEEPPDHQYYNDFPGKEPPLGGVVDMRLREGAPPGAARPTPPGVQTPSHLGATLPVGQPVGGDPEIRKQMPPPPPCPGVKGAGAVGGGVAESGRRRLDWGHCEASLSSAGRELFDDPSYVNVQNLDKARQAGGGAGPPNPAINGSAPRDLFDMKPFEDALRVPPPPQSVAMAEQLRGEPWFHGKLSRREAEALLQLNGDFLVRESTTTPGQYVLTGLQSGQPKHLLLVDPEGVVRTKDHRFESVSHLISYHVDNHLPIISAGSELCLQQPVERKL; encoded by the exons aTGAACAAGCTGAGTGGAGGCGGCGGGCGCAGGACTCGGGTGGAAGGGGGCCAGCTGGGGGGCGAGGAGTGGACCCGCCACGGGAGCTTTGTCAATAAGCCCACGCGGGGCTGGCTGCATCCCAACGACAAAGTCATGGGACCCGGGGTTTCCTACTTGGTTCGG TACATGGGCTGTGTGGAGGTCCTGCAGTCGATGCGCGCCCTGGACTTCAACACCCGCACCCAGGTCACCAG GGAGGCCATCAGTCTGGTGTGTGAGGCTGTGCCCGGTGCGAAGGGGGCAACAAGGAGGAGAAAG CCCTGTGGCCGCCCACTCAGCTCCATTCTGGGGAGGAGTAACCTGAAGTTTGCAGGAATGCCGATCACTCTCACCGTCTCCACCAGCAGCCTCAACCTCATGGCCGCGGATTGCAAACAG ATCATCGCCAACCACCACATGCAGTCTATCTCATTTGCGTCCGGTGGGGACCCG GACACAGCTGAGTACGTCGCCTATGTTGCCAAAGACCCGGTCAATCAGAGAG CCTGCCACATCCTGGAGTGTCCCGAAGGGCTTGCTCAGGACGTCATCAGCACCATCGGCCAGGCCTTCGAGCTGCGCTTCAAACAATACCTCAGGAACCCGCCCAAGCTGGTCACCCCTCACGACAG GATGGCTGGTTTTGATGGCTCGGCTTgggacgaggaggaggaagagccacCTGACCACCAGTACTATAATGACTTCCCGGGGAAGGAGCCGCCTCTCGGGGGAGTGGTGGACATGAGGCTTCGGGAAGGAGCTCCCCCCGGGGCTGCTCGACCCACTCCACCCGGGGTGCAGACCCCCAGCCACCTGGGAGCAACGCTG CCTGTGGGGCAGCCTGTTGGGGGAGACCCAGAAATTCGCAAACAGATGCCACCTCCACCGCCCTGCCCAGGTGTGAAGGGagccggggcggtgggggggggggtggcggagtCGGGGCGCAGGAGGCTGGACTGGGGTCACTGTGAAGCCTCTCTCTCCTCAGCAGGTAGGGAGCTCTTCGACGATCCTTCCTACGTCAACGTCCAGAACCTGGACAAGGCCCggcaagcagggggtggggccggGCCCCCCAATCCTGCCATCAATGGCAGCGCGCCCCGAGACCTCTTTGACATGA AGCCCTTCGAGGATGCCCTTCGCGTGCCTCCACCTCCCCAGTCAGTGGCCATGGCCGAGCAGCTGCGAGGGGAGCCCTGGTTCCACGGGAAGCTGAGCCGGCGGGAGGCCGAGGCCCTGCTGCAGCTCAACGGGGACTTCCTGGTGCGGGAAAGCACGACCACGCCGGGCCAGTACGTGCTCACCGGCCTGCAGAGTGGGCAGCCCAAGCACCTGCTCCTGGTGGACCCGGAGGGCGTG GTTCGGACAAAGGATCACCGCTTTGAGAGCGTCAGCCACCTCATCAGCTACCATGTGGACAATCACTTGCCCATCATCTCTGCGGGCAGTGAGCTATGTCTCCAGCAGCCTGTGGAGCGGAAGCTGTGA